A stretch of the Sorangium aterium genome encodes the following:
- a CDS encoding aldo/keto reductase, translating into MIPRTHLGKNGPLVGALGLGCGGMSPGRGADSDAESIATIQAALDAGMNLLDTADFYGMGHNEALIGRAIEGRRDRAFVSVKFGMLRTPGGKFLGMDGRPATVKTFAAYSLQRLGVDEIDLYQPGRPDPDVPFEETIGAIADLVREGKVRHVGVSEVGAELLRRAHAVHPIAALEIEYSLACRFIEAEILPTARELGIGVVAYRVLADGLLSGATAPSPGAHFVAPRMEGHALEQNVRTARPLVELAARKRCTPAQLAIAWLRARGDDIVPLVGVRRRARLDENLSALDVRVSPDELAQLDAAFAPGAIVGDRYPSFVMTYAAR; encoded by the coding sequence ATGATACCGCGCACGCATCTCGGCAAGAACGGCCCGCTCGTCGGCGCGCTGGGCCTCGGCTGCGGCGGGATGTCGCCCGGCCGCGGCGCCGACAGCGACGCCGAGAGCATCGCCACGATCCAGGCGGCGCTCGACGCCGGGATGAACCTCCTCGACACCGCCGATTTCTACGGCATGGGGCATAACGAGGCGCTCATCGGACGCGCCATCGAAGGCCGGCGCGACCGGGCCTTCGTGAGCGTGAAGTTCGGCATGCTGCGCACCCCGGGCGGGAAGTTCCTTGGGATGGACGGCCGCCCGGCCACGGTGAAGACGTTCGCGGCCTACTCGCTCCAGCGCCTCGGCGTCGACGAGATCGACCTCTACCAGCCCGGGCGACCCGATCCCGACGTGCCCTTCGAGGAGACGATCGGCGCCATCGCCGACCTCGTGCGCGAGGGCAAGGTCCGTCACGTGGGCGTGTCCGAGGTCGGCGCGGAGCTCCTGCGCCGCGCGCACGCCGTGCACCCCATCGCCGCGCTCGAGATCGAGTACTCGCTCGCGTGCCGCTTCATCGAAGCGGAGATCTTGCCGACCGCGCGCGAGCTCGGGATCGGCGTCGTCGCCTACCGCGTGCTCGCCGACGGGCTGCTCAGCGGCGCGACGGCGCCGAGCCCTGGCGCGCACTTCGTGGCGCCGCGGATGGAAGGACACGCGCTGGAGCAGAATGTCCGCACGGCTCGCCCGCTCGTCGAGCTGGCCGCCCGGAAGCGCTGCACGCCAGCCCAGCTGGCCATCGCGTGGCTGCGCGCGCGCGGCGACGACATCGTGCCGCTCGTCGGCGTCCGCCGGCGCGCGCGGCTCGACGAGAACCTCTCGGCGCTCGACGTGCGCGTCTCCCCGGACGAGCTCGCGCAGCTCGACGCCGCGTTCGCGCCGGGCGCGATCGTCGGCGATCGGTATCCCTCGTTCGTCATGACGTACGCGGCGCGCTGA